TTGACGCGTCAGAATCCCTTCGGGCTCGATCGTGCCGACGACGACGCCCCCCTCCGACAAAACCATGGCCCGGCGCACCGGCGACAAGGCTTTGAGAGTGAACGCCCGTCCTTCAAGCTCGATCTCAAAGGACCGGAGGAGGGCGCTCGGCTTCACGGCCCGAGCCAGGGGCAGCCCCTCCTTTTCAAGGACAAAGGCGCCGAGGAGGCTTTCACGGAACACCCGATACTCGACGTTCCCCGCGCAGACCGCCCCCCGCTCTCGCCAGGACGAAAGCCTCGCCTCTCCCAGGGGTTGATCGGCGTCATCCCGGACGTCGAAATCCCAGGCCAACCAGGCTTTGGGCACGGCGTGCAAAATCATTCGGCTCCTTTCCCGCGTTCCGCCGTCGCCGCGGAAAGCGGACCGGCTTGGGTCCAGGGTAGCTCTTCTTCTTGGCGAACGTCAAGGATCGAACCCGACGCCTTGCGCGGAGGGGTTCAAGGTGATAAGTTATGAGAAATAGGGATCGTACGTGGCGTTCCTAGTCCCAAAGGAGCCCGGCGATGAAGAGTCGTTTTTTAGCCGGCCTGATCGCCTTTGTCGTATTCGCCTCACCTCTCCTCGCCCAAACCAAGGAAAAAACGCTGGACGAGCTTCTCTCGCTCGATATGACCGATCTGGCCAATTTGAAAGTCGTCTCGGCCCTCAAAAGCCTGGAGATGATCAACCGGGTCCCGGCCACCGTGCGCGTGATCACCGCGGAACAGATCCGGGACAACGGGTATTTGACCTTGGAAGACGCCCTCGCCGATCTGCCCGGTTTTCAGTTCCGCAACATCCTGGGCTTCAACAGTTATGCCTTCATCAGGGGCGTGCCCAGCCAGAACAACAAGATTCTTCTCCTGGTCGACGGGATCCAGACCAACGAGCTGAATTCCGGAGGCTACTACGGCGGCGGGCAGTATAACCTGGCCAACGTGGACCGGATCGAGGTCGTCTACGGCCCCGCGTCCGCCCTTTACGGCACCAACGCCGTTTCCGGCATCATCAACATCATCACCCTGGATCCGAAGGACGCCCCGGGCGGCCGGGCTTCCGTCCTGGCCGGCAGCTACCGCACCTATCAAGCGGACGTCCGCTATGCCGCCTATGGCAAGAAGGCGGACTTCGGATTCAGCATCGCGGGCATGCTCAAACGGAGCGACAAGGCGGACCTGAAAGGCGCGGCCGGCGACTTCAACTGGACCGAGAACATGGAGAATTTCGAGAACGACGCCTCGCTCGACGCCCGCGTCCGGTACAAGAATTTCAGCGCCGGCTTGATGTTCCAGGACAAAGACGCCTCTTACGCGACCGCCCAGATGGGCCTCACCGCTCCCGGGATGACGCCGATCAGCGACCACGGCGTGAATTGGCACATCCGATTTCTAAACACCTGGGCCGCCTATGCGTATGATCGGGCCAAGACTTGGTCTATTCGATCTACGGTCTATTACCGGGACACCACCGTCCTTGACGATACGATCCCGATCATCGAGCTTCCGACGTCGGATGCCCCGGGCCGGCAGTCTCGGTATTATCGTCCGAACCACTCGATCGGAAACGAATCCCAGCTTCGCTGGACGCCC
This portion of the Candidatus Aminicenantes bacterium genome encodes:
- a CDS encoding TonB-dependent receptor; translation: MKSRFLAGLIAFVVFASPLLAQTKEKTLDELLSLDMTDLANLKVVSALKSLEMINRVPATVRVITAEQIRDNGYLTLEDALADLPGFQFRNILGFNSYAFIRGVPSQNNKILLLVDGIQTNELNSGGYYGGGQYNLANVDRIEVVYGPASALYGTNAVSGIINIITLDPKDAPGGRASVLAGSYRTYQADVRYAAYGKKADFGFSIAGMLKRSDKADLKGAAGDFNWTENMENFENDASLDARVRYKNFSAGLMFQDKDASYATAQMGLTAPGMTPISDHGVNWHIRFLNTWAAYAYDRAKTWSIRSTVYYRDTTVLDDTIPIIELPTSDAPGRQSRYYRPNHSIGNESQLRWTPDARWRLSFGLVLEQERLAETISISQSVAADMRPAVPAAPDMLTNSLISLYAQSQTSLSKTIDLFLGLRHDESSYYGAVTTPRLGFVFNQGKLTTKILYMQAFRAPKPWDYTNGIGNPDLGPEKIASWEAAGGWSFSPHLRFDVSAYHNRLSNLLVRESQGDQFRWINAGALTTDGCETGLEFRQGRLKAYLNYTYTRSINALDEQAPEIAPHGGNAGILYAFTPRFRISLRGQYLGRRKNSKIIPTTGNDRIDAALLLHAALTLSLPWGIDCQLVVNNLLDAVYYHPSILPPSRYRQPQRSIRLSMGYAF